The sequence CACCCAGGCCGCCCCGCTGGTGCTCCGGGAGGAGGTTGATGTGCAGGTGGGCAGGATATTTCTCGAGGAGGTCACCGGCATAAAGCTCCTCCTCGAACCTCCCGTAGCCCCTGAGACCTAAAATGAACATGACGTCCCTCGGGTGGGAGACGAGGGTTCTCGAGAACATGCGCTTCAAGACCTTCGGGATGATACGGCGGTTGTATTCCCCCTTCTGGTTTATCGTGTCGGGGGTTCCTATAATATATCCTACAGCGGTGCCGTCGGCCTCGGCGACGAAACAGTTTTCCGGCTCGTAATCAATATAGTACGAGGCGAAGATAAGACCGAATAA is a genomic window of Candidatus Zymogenus saltonus containing:
- a CDS encoding GNAT family N-acetyltransferase, which gives rise to MTNVRPYKKTDREEVLHVCYKTGYFGEDATPHFGDGILFGLIFASYYIDYEPENCFVAEADGTAVGYIIGTPDTINQKGEYNRRIIPKVLKRMFSRTLVSHPRDVMFILGLRGYGRFEEELYAGDLLEKYPAHLHINLLPEHQRGGLGGMLIDAFEGRMREEGACGIHLVTTDQNRKAVPFYRKNGYEIVRELPNILWERKSKPGTKALVFAKRI